A region of Antricoccus suffuscus DNA encodes the following proteins:
- the rplP gene encoding 50S ribosomal protein L16 — MLIPRRVKHRKQHHPSRTGAAKGGTRVTFGDYGIQALEPAYVTNRQIESARIAINRHIRRGGKVWINIFPDRPLTKKPAETRMGSGKGSPEWWIANIKPGRVLFEMTYPNDQIAREALRRAIHKLPMKCRIVTRDSEF, encoded by the coding sequence ATGCTTATCCCACGCAGGGTCAAGCACCGCAAGCAGCACCACCCGTCCCGGACCGGTGCTGCCAAAGGTGGAACCCGAGTAACTTTCGGCGACTACGGCATCCAGGCGCTCGAGCCGGCGTACGTCACCAACCGTCAGATTGAGTCCGCGCGTATCGCTATCAACCGGCACATCCGTCGTGGCGGCAAGGTCTGGATCAACATCTTCCCGGACCGCCCCCTGACGAAGAAGCCGGCCGAAACCCGCATGGGTTCCGGTAAGGGTTCGCCCGAGTGGTGGATCGCCAATATCAAGCCGGGTCGTGTCCTGTTCGAAATGACCTACCCCAATGACCAGATCGCTCGCGAGGCACTTCGCCGTGCGATCCACAAGCTCCCGATGAAGTGCCGCATCGTGACCCGGGATAGTGAGTTCTAA
- a CDS encoding sensor histidine kinase, with protein MQIRERLNEQRAAAASLWGRVGPRTRDVIFILVALVTSINQIVMPQLDEGLIHNTLALVFAVVIGTASLWWRRAHPVALVVIGIVIIGLTAIYMFALIGLFSLAIRRRDRTLVILAMIGIVVSILGSTRPDRFSAGNTVATIAVILMSVLAGAYIGVRRDLLVSLRDQVTQAEAERDLRAAQARIAERSRIAREMHDVLAHKVSLIALHAGGLEVNSYAEPRAIEQAAHLIGLTARQALADLRGVLGVLRADESPEGSDLAPQPSIGDLPALIESSSQAGVRVELSISDGLDVPEVVGRTAYRIVQEALTNVHKHARRAATQVSVSGVQGTAVTVEVRNALPVSVDTLLPGAGAGLIGLRERVELLGGQFVSGETPEGGWLVKASIPWPKGSLSVDGRVVS; from the coding sequence GTGCAGATCCGCGAACGGCTGAACGAGCAGCGGGCGGCGGCGGCATCCCTGTGGGGGCGTGTCGGCCCCCGGACTAGAGACGTCATCTTCATCCTTGTCGCGCTGGTGACCAGTATCAACCAGATCGTCATGCCTCAGCTCGATGAGGGTCTCATCCACAACACGCTGGCATTGGTGTTCGCCGTCGTCATCGGGACAGCAAGCCTGTGGTGGCGTCGTGCTCACCCGGTCGCCCTCGTGGTGATCGGGATCGTGATCATCGGCCTCACGGCCATCTATATGTTCGCCTTGATCGGGTTGTTCAGCCTGGCGATACGTCGACGAGACCGGACCCTCGTTATCTTGGCGATGATCGGAATCGTCGTCTCAATTCTCGGTTCTACTCGGCCTGACAGGTTCTCCGCCGGCAACACCGTCGCCACGATCGCCGTCATTCTGATGTCCGTTCTTGCTGGCGCATATATCGGCGTACGGCGCGACCTGTTGGTGTCGCTGCGAGATCAAGTGACTCAGGCCGAGGCCGAACGCGACCTCCGCGCGGCGCAGGCCCGAATCGCGGAGCGTTCGCGGATCGCCCGGGAGATGCACGACGTGCTCGCGCACAAGGTCTCACTCATCGCACTGCACGCCGGCGGGCTCGAGGTCAACTCCTACGCCGAACCGCGCGCGATCGAACAGGCTGCTCACCTCATCGGACTGACAGCGCGGCAGGCGCTTGCTGACCTGCGTGGGGTCCTCGGCGTCCTGCGTGCCGACGAGTCGCCGGAAGGCTCCGACCTGGCCCCGCAGCCGTCGATCGGTGACCTGCCTGCCCTCATCGAATCGTCGAGCCAGGCGGGCGTACGCGTCGAGTTGTCGATCTCTGACGGCCTCGATGTGCCGGAGGTCGTGGGGCGTACGGCGTACCGCATCGTGCAGGAGGCGCTCACGAACGTGCACAAACACGCCAGGCGGGCGGCCACCCAGGTGAGCGTCTCCGGCGTTCAAGGTACGGCGGTTACCGTCGAGGTCCGCAATGCCTTGCCGGTCAGTGTCGACACGTTGTTGCCCGGCGCCGGGGCAGGCTTGATCGGCCTGCGCGAGCGGGTGGAGTTGCTCGGTGGCCAGTTCGTGTCCGGGGAAACACCCGAAGGGGGATGGCTGGTGAAGGCTTCTATTCCATGGCCAAAGGGTTCATTGTCGGTCGATGGACGGGTCGTGTCGTGA
- the rpsS gene encoding 30S ribosomal protein S19, producing MPRSVKKGYFVDDHLLKKVDDQNEKNTKTVIKTWSRRSTIIPDMLGHTFAVHDGRKHVPVFVSESMVGHKLGEFAPTRTFRGHIKDDRKSRRG from the coding sequence ATGCCACGCAGCGTTAAAAAGGGCTACTTCGTCGATGATCATCTTCTGAAGAAGGTCGATGACCAGAACGAGAAGAACACCAAGACGGTCATCAAGACCTGGTCGCGTCGTTCGACGATCATCCCGGACATGCTCGGACACACCTTCGCCGTCCACGACGGTCGCAAGCACGTTCCGGTCTTCGTCTCGGAATCGATGGTCGGGCACAAGCTCGGCGAGTTCGCACCGACCCGCACCTTCCGGGGTCACATCAAGGACGACCGCAAGTCGCGTCGCGGCTAG
- the rpsQ gene encoding 30S ribosomal protein S17, translating into MAEEIKDSDVGHGGGRNYRKVRSGIVVSDKMDKTVVVQIEERFKHALYGKVLRRSSKLKVHDENNEAGIGDRVRLMETRPVSATKRWRLVEVIEKAR; encoded by the coding sequence ATGGCTGAGGAAATCAAAGATTCGGACGTCGGTCACGGCGGCGGCCGCAACTACCGCAAGGTACGCAGCGGCATCGTCGTGAGTGACAAGATGGACAAGACCGTCGTTGTTCAGATCGAAGAGCGTTTCAAGCACGCTCTTTATGGCAAGGTGCTGCGTCGCAGCAGCAAGCTCAAGGTCCACGACGAGAACAACGAAGCCGGTATCGGCGACCGCGTCCGTCTGATGGAGACCCGCCCGGTCAGCGCGACGAAGCGCTGGCGTCTGGTCGAGGTCATTGAAAAGGCTCGTTAG
- a CDS encoding cytochrome P450 — protein sequence MRLDDPEFIAHPYPTFATMRAQAPLQWDDDLQMFIALSHASAGAVLRHRSLGRIWEDFLPAAAYPALNLIHRHALLEMEPPEHTRLRRLVASAFARGHVERLRPRVVAFAAELANAVADAGSDGSPVDLLPIYAEPLPIAVIGSLLGVPVSDWHLLRPWSNAIVKMYEYGRSPATEQAAESAASEFAAYLRELATARRRNRGDDLISDLLRVQDEDGSKITDDELVATGILLLNAGHEATVNVTGNGLSALLQRPEQLAAVQNGISDPAVIALASEELVRFDGPLQLFERTATVDTTIHGVEIGAGQKVAALLGAANHDPDVFDKPEVMNVLRDPNPHLGFGVGIHFCLGAPLARVEIQTSLSTLIDRFPHIALVDVPQHNPEFVIRGLEQLPVTI from the coding sequence ATGCGTCTCGACGACCCCGAGTTCATCGCCCACCCGTACCCGACGTTCGCCACCATGCGCGCACAGGCCCCGCTCCAGTGGGACGACGACCTGCAGATGTTCATCGCACTCTCCCACGCGTCTGCGGGGGCGGTTCTGCGGCACCGATCTCTTGGCCGGATCTGGGAGGATTTCCTGCCGGCCGCTGCGTATCCGGCACTCAACCTCATCCACCGACACGCGCTGCTCGAGATGGAGCCGCCCGAACACACTCGGCTGCGACGCCTGGTGGCGTCGGCCTTTGCGCGCGGTCACGTCGAGCGGCTGCGGCCGAGGGTGGTCGCCTTCGCCGCTGAGCTGGCGAACGCCGTAGCGGACGCCGGCTCAGATGGCTCGCCGGTAGACCTCCTTCCGATCTATGCCGAACCGCTGCCGATTGCGGTGATCGGCTCGCTACTCGGGGTGCCGGTCTCTGACTGGCATTTGCTACGGCCATGGTCCAACGCGATCGTGAAGATGTATGAGTACGGACGGAGCCCGGCTACCGAGCAAGCCGCCGAGTCCGCGGCGAGCGAGTTCGCGGCGTACCTGCGAGAGCTCGCGACCGCGCGGCGGCGTAACCGCGGCGACGACCTGATCTCCGACCTGCTTCGCGTACAGGACGAAGACGGCAGCAAGATCACCGACGACGAACTCGTGGCAACGGGCATCCTGCTGCTCAACGCCGGACACGAGGCGACCGTCAACGTCACGGGCAATGGCCTCTCGGCGCTCCTACAACGCCCAGAGCAGCTAGCCGCAGTGCAGAACGGGATCTCCGACCCAGCCGTCATCGCGCTCGCCTCGGAAGAATTGGTGCGCTTCGATGGACCGTTGCAGTTGTTCGAGCGGACCGCCACGGTCGATACGACAATCCACGGGGTAGAGATCGGCGCCGGTCAGAAGGTTGCGGCACTACTCGGGGCCGCCAATCACGATCCGGACGTTTTCGATAAACCCGAGGTCATGAACGTACTGCGCGACCCGAACCCGCACTTGGGATTCGGCGTGGGCATCCATTTCTGCCTCGGCGCACCGCTTGCCCGGGTCGAGATCCAGACGTCTTTATCGACACTTATCGATAGATTTCCGCACATCGCGCTCGTCGACGTGCCGCAGCACAACCCGGAGTTCGTCATCCGCGGCCTAGAACAACTCCCCGTCACGATCTAG
- the rplB gene encoding 50S ribosomal protein L2, with the protein MAIRKYKPTTPGRRGSSVSDFAEVTRSTPEKSLVRPLHNKGGRNAHGRVTTRHQGGGHKRAYRLIDFRRADKDGVPAKVAHIEYDPNRTARIALLHYADGEKRYIIAPVKLGQGAKVESGPGADIKPGNNLPLRNIPTGTVVHAIELRPGGGAKIARSAGASVQLVAKDGPYAQLRMPSGEIRNVDARCRATVGEVGNAEQSNINWGKAGRMRWKGKRPSVRGVAMNPVDHPHGGGEGKTSGGRHPVNPAGKPEGRTRKRKPSDQLIVRRRRTGKKR; encoded by the coding sequence ATGGCAATCCGCAAGTACAAGCCGACGACACCGGGTCGTCGCGGGTCGAGCGTCTCTGATTTTGCAGAGGTCACCCGCAGCACCCCGGAGAAGTCGCTGGTGCGTCCCCTGCACAACAAGGGTGGACGTAACGCTCACGGACGTGTCACCACTCGGCACCAGGGTGGCGGACACAAGCGCGCTTACCGACTGATCGACTTCCGCCGCGCGGATAAAGACGGCGTACCAGCCAAGGTCGCACACATCGAGTACGACCCCAACCGCACCGCTCGTATCGCGCTGCTGCACTACGCAGACGGCGAGAAGCGCTACATCATTGCGCCGGTCAAGCTGGGTCAGGGAGCCAAGGTCGAGTCGGGTCCGGGCGCGGACATCAAGCCGGGCAATAACCTGCCCCTGCGCAACATCCCGACCGGTACGGTCGTGCACGCGATCGAGCTTCGCCCCGGCGGCGGCGCGAAGATCGCCCGTTCCGCGGGCGCGTCGGTCCAGCTGGTTGCTAAGGACGGCCCATACGCCCAGCTGCGCATGCCGTCCGGCGAGATCCGCAACGTCGACGCGCGCTGCCGCGCGACCGTCGGCGAGGTCGGCAACGCCGAGCAGTCCAACATCAACTGGGGCAAGGCCGGCCGCATGCGCTGGAAGGGCAAGCGCCCCAGCGTCCGCGGTGTCGCCATGAACCCGGTCGACCACCCGCACGGTGGTGGCGAGGGCAAGACCTCCGGTGGTCGTCACCCGGTCAACCCCGCAGGTAAGCCAGAGGGCCGCACGCGCAAGCGCAAGCCCAGTGACCAGCTCATTGTTCGTCGGCGCCGTACCGGCAAGAAGCGTTAA
- the rpmC gene encoding 50S ribosomal protein L29, translated as MAVGTSPSDLRELENDELETRLHESKEELFNLRFQVATGQLENNMRLKAVRSDIARIYTILRERELGLAVAPSESSEG; from the coding sequence ATGGCAGTCGGTACCTCCCCGTCGGACCTGCGCGAGCTCGAGAACGATGAACTCGAGACGCGCCTGCACGAATCGAAGGAAGAACTTTTCAACCTTCGGTTCCAGGTCGCTACCGGGCAACTAGAAAACAACATGCGGCTCAAGGCCGTCCGCAGTGACATCGCGCGGATCTACACGATCCTGCGCGAGCGCGAGCTGGGCCTTGCCGTTGCACCGAGCGAAAGCAGTGAAGGCTGA
- a CDS encoding ABC transporter ATP-binding protein: MISVENLTKRYSAFTAVDDVTFTCEPGTITGFLGPNGAGKSTTLRMITGLTSPTAGRTTIGGIGYAELPNPGRVVGVMLDAAAQHPGRTGLETLRLSAALMGLPGRRADEMLERVGIADAAKRRVGNYSLGMRQRLGIGATLMGDPQLLILDEPANGMDPEGIRWMRGLLRDFAHRGGTVLLSSHLLGEVQATVDRLVVIGGGQVVAQGSLAELLQRQGVVVRGLDPSGLRRALEGAGLAVDVQPDGGYRVDGTAEQVGRAAALAGEVLTELRDSDGAGLEDLFFELTSASDRGAATSVAQLAESRRTN, from the coding sequence ATGATTTCAGTCGAGAACCTCACCAAGCGCTATAGCGCATTCACCGCCGTTGACGACGTCACCTTTACCTGTGAACCGGGCACGATCACAGGCTTCCTCGGTCCCAATGGCGCCGGCAAGTCCACCACACTTCGGATGATCACCGGCCTCACCTCGCCAACCGCGGGTCGAACCACGATCGGCGGAATCGGGTACGCCGAGCTACCCAACCCCGGGCGCGTCGTCGGCGTGATGCTCGACGCCGCAGCACAACATCCCGGCCGCACCGGGTTGGAGACACTGCGCTTGTCCGCCGCGTTGATGGGCCTCCCGGGGCGCCGCGCCGACGAGATGCTCGAACGGGTCGGCATCGCGGACGCGGCCAAGCGACGAGTCGGCAACTACTCCCTCGGAATGCGGCAACGACTCGGCATCGGCGCGACCCTTATGGGCGATCCGCAGCTGCTCATCCTCGACGAGCCGGCCAACGGGATGGACCCGGAGGGCATCCGGTGGATGCGCGGCCTGCTGCGCGACTTCGCGCATCGCGGCGGCACGGTGCTGTTATCGAGTCACCTGCTGGGCGAGGTCCAGGCCACGGTCGATCGACTGGTCGTCATCGGCGGCGGCCAGGTCGTCGCACAAGGCAGCCTCGCCGAACTACTACAGCGACAGGGCGTCGTCGTACGCGGTCTTGACCCGAGCGGACTGCGGCGCGCGCTTGAGGGTGCCGGTTTGGCGGTCGACGTACAGCCGGACGGCGGTTACCGAGTCGACGGAACAGCCGAACAGGTCGGTCGCGCCGCAGCGCTCGCCGGTGAGGTACTCACCGAACTGCGCGATAGCGACGGCGCCGGACTCGAGGACCTTTTCTTCGAGCTGACCAGCGCGTCCGACCGCGGGGCCGCGACATCAGTCGCACAGCTCGCTGAATCCCGTCGTACCAACTAA
- the rplD gene encoding 50S ribosomal protein L4 — MSNLTVDVLDTEGKKAKSIDLPAEIFDAQANVSLLHQVVVAQLAAKRQGTAKAKTRGEVSGGGAKPYRQKGTGRARQGSTRAPQFAGGGIVHGPQPRNYAQKTPKKMKAAALRGALSDRARADLLFVVSQIATGDTVKTKDALAVLRAAVPFVDTLKKRILVVLGRDDLAGWVSLRNVPNVHLLVADQLNTHDVLVSDAVVFTETALEEFLSGSRERGVEVEVLVDEVAQEEGDK, encoded by the coding sequence GTGAGTAACTTGACCGTCGACGTCCTCGACACCGAGGGCAAGAAGGCAAAGTCCATCGATTTGCCTGCGGAGATTTTCGACGCGCAGGCCAACGTTTCGCTGTTGCACCAGGTCGTCGTCGCGCAGCTTGCGGCGAAGCGCCAGGGTACGGCGAAGGCGAAGACTCGCGGCGAGGTCTCCGGCGGCGGCGCGAAGCCATACCGCCAGAAGGGCACCGGCCGCGCCCGTCAGGGTTCGACCCGTGCGCCGCAGTTCGCAGGTGGCGGCATCGTCCACGGTCCGCAGCCGCGCAACTACGCGCAGAAGACCCCCAAGAAGATGAAGGCTGCCGCCCTGCGCGGCGCGCTCTCGGACCGCGCCCGCGCGGACCTGCTCTTCGTGGTTTCCCAGATCGCCACCGGCGACACGGTCAAGACCAAGGACGCGCTTGCGGTACTGCGCGCCGCGGTTCCGTTCGTGGACACGCTCAAGAAGCGCATCCTCGTCGTGCTCGGTCGCGATGACCTGGCCGGCTGGGTGTCGCTGCGCAACGTGCCCAACGTGCACTTGCTCGTTGCCGACCAGCTCAACACTCACGACGTACTCGTCTCCGACGCGGTGGTCTTCACCGAGACGGCGCTCGAAGAGTTCCTCAGCGGCTCGCGCGAGCGCGGCGTCGAGGTCGAGGTTCTCGTCGACGAGGTAGCCCAAGAAGAGGGTGACAAGTAA
- the rpsC gene encoding 30S ribosomal protein S3, whose translation MGQKVNPHGFRLGITTEWKSRWFADKQYADYVKEDVAIRRLMTTGMERAGISSVEIERTRDRVRVDIHTARPGIVIGRRGAEAERLRGELEKLTSKQVQLNILEVKNPEADAQLVAQGIAEQLSSRVAFRRAMKKAQQSAMRAQGVKGIRIQCGGRLGGAEMSRSEFYREGRVPLHTLRANIDYGTYEARTTFGRIGVKVWIYKGDVTQSKAEREAAETALREHRRQRPERRPRRSGSSGTTGTSTEAGRAAAQASVAPAPEEADTTSTEAIATEVAEAIVEAPAAAPAETTEAGSGTESEKDA comes from the coding sequence GTGGGTCAGAAAGTCAACCCGCACGGTTTCCGGCTCGGTATCACCACCGAGTGGAAGTCCCGTTGGTTCGCAGATAAGCAGTACGCCGACTATGTCAAGGAAGACGTTGCCATTCGTCGCCTGATGACGACGGGCATGGAGCGCGCAGGCATCTCCAGTGTCGAGATCGAACGCACCCGGGATCGGGTCCGCGTCGACATCCACACCGCGCGCCCTGGCATCGTCATCGGTCGCCGCGGCGCCGAAGCCGAGCGTTTGCGCGGCGAGCTCGAGAAGCTCACCAGCAAGCAAGTCCAGCTCAACATCCTCGAGGTCAAGAACCCCGAGGCGGACGCTCAGCTGGTCGCGCAGGGCATCGCCGAGCAGCTGTCCAGCCGCGTGGCGTTCCGTCGCGCAATGAAGAAGGCTCAGCAGTCGGCCATGCGCGCTCAGGGTGTCAAGGGCATCCGGATCCAGTGTGGCGGACGTCTGGGCGGCGCGGAAATGTCGCGCTCAGAGTTCTACCGCGAAGGTCGGGTGCCGCTGCACACGCTGCGCGCGAACATCGACTACGGCACCTATGAGGCCCGCACGACCTTCGGTCGGATCGGCGTCAAGGTGTGGATCTACAAGGGCGATGTCACCCAGAGCAAGGCCGAGCGCGAGGCCGCTGAGACCGCGTTGCGCGAGCATCGTCGTCAGCGTCCCGAGCGTCGTCCGCGCCGTTCCGGTTCGTCCGGTACGACGGGCACCAGCACCGAAGCCGGGCGCGCAGCAGCGCAGGCCAGCGTGGCGCCGGCTCCCGAGGAAGCGGACACGACCTCGACCGAAGCAATCGCAACCGAAGTAGCCGAGGCGATCGTAGAAGCTCCTGCCGCCGCCCCGGCCGAGACGACCGAAGCCGGCAGCGGCACCGAGTCGGAGAAGGACGCCTAA
- the rplC gene encoding 50S ribosomal protein L3, whose translation MTSKFSRTQRGVLGTKLGMTQVFDENNRIIPVTVVKAGPCVVTQVRKPDIDGYSAIQIGYGEIDPRKVNQPDKGHFAKAGVTPRRHIAEIRTEDAESYEIGQEITLEIFEEGQIVDVTGTSKGKGYAGVMKRHGFHGVGASHGAHRNHRKPGSIGGCATPGRVFKGMRMAGRMGSDRVTTMGLKVHRVDTEKGLLLIKGAIPGNAKGVVYVRNSVKTEMSPKASGAATKGGAGK comes from the coding sequence ATGACCAGCAAGTTCAGCCGCACGCAGCGCGGCGTCTTGGGTACGAAACTGGGGATGACCCAGGTCTTCGACGAGAACAACCGGATCATCCCGGTCACCGTCGTCAAGGCCGGCCCCTGTGTCGTCACTCAGGTACGCAAGCCTGACATCGACGGTTACTCGGCAATTCAGATCGGCTACGGCGAGATTGACCCGCGCAAGGTCAACCAGCCGGACAAGGGCCACTTCGCGAAAGCGGGAGTCACGCCTCGTCGGCACATCGCCGAGATCCGCACCGAAGACGCAGAGTCCTACGAGATCGGCCAGGAAATCACCTTGGAGATCTTCGAAGAGGGCCAGATCGTCGACGTCACCGGCACGAGCAAGGGCAAGGGCTACGCCGGCGTCATGAAGCGTCACGGCTTCCACGGCGTGGGTGCCTCGCACGGTGCGCACCGCAACCACCGCAAGCCCGGTTCGATCGGTGGCTGTGCCACTCCAGGTCGTGTCTTCAAGGGCATGCGGATGGCTGGTCGGATGGGTAGCGACCGCGTCACGACGATGGGTCTTAAGGTCCACCGCGTCGACACCGAGAAGGGCCTGCTGCTGATCAAGGGCGCGATTCCAGGCAACGCCAAGGGCGTTGTATATGTACGCAACTCGGTCAAGACCGAGATGTCGCCGAAGGCCAGTGGCGCGGCAACGAAGGGTGGTGCGGGCAAGTGA
- a CDS encoding alpha-ketoglutarate-dependent dioxygenase AlkB, whose amino-acid sequence MSAALQESLLDVIDDTAVLPLAGAVRRTELSRGAWIDIRRGWVSGSGPLFERLEAEVPWYAEKRAMWDKILDVPRLLAFYGEHAPLPDPALEEAKECLDRYYGTELGEQFATAGLCLYRDGRDSVAWHGDTVGRGKTEDTMVAILSLGAPRTLMLRPRGGGTALKHSLGHGDLIVMGGSCQRTWEHAVPKTSRPVGPRISVQFRPRGVR is encoded by the coding sequence ATGAGCGCTGCACTTCAAGAATCGTTACTCGACGTCATTGACGACACGGCCGTGCTTCCGTTGGCTGGGGCGGTACGGCGCACCGAACTGTCGCGCGGAGCTTGGATCGACATTCGACGGGGCTGGGTGAGTGGCTCTGGGCCGCTATTTGAGCGGCTCGAAGCCGAGGTTCCGTGGTACGCCGAAAAGCGCGCGATGTGGGACAAGATTCTCGACGTACCCCGGTTGCTGGCGTTCTATGGCGAGCACGCTCCGCTGCCCGATCCGGCGCTCGAGGAGGCAAAAGAGTGCCTGGACCGCTACTACGGCACCGAGTTGGGGGAGCAGTTTGCAACCGCGGGGCTGTGTCTCTACCGCGACGGGCGAGACAGCGTGGCGTGGCATGGCGACACGGTCGGCCGTGGCAAGACCGAAGACACGATGGTCGCGATTCTGTCGTTGGGTGCCCCGCGCACGCTGATGCTGCGCCCCCGCGGCGGCGGGACGGCGCTGAAGCACTCACTTGGTCACGGGGACCTGATCGTGATGGGTGGTTCGTGTCAGCGGACCTGGGAGCACGCGGTGCCGAAAACGTCCAGGCCGGTGGGCCCGCGGATCAGCGTGCAGTTTCGACCTCGGGGAGTGCGCTAG
- a CDS encoding response regulator transcription factor → MAKGFIVGRWTGRVVIRVLIVDDESLVRAGLRMILQSADDIEVVGEAEDGSAVPEAVARHRPDVVLMDIRMPRLDGLAATRALASTDDSPRVVVLTTFDLDDYVFRALEAGAAGFLLKDTPPRDLLHAVRVVAAGEAMLSPKVTRTLIGHFASDSRRQRERAARERIGVLTDRETEVFRAVGAGLSNAEIGRSLFMSEATVKAHVSRLLTKLGVGNRVQVAILAHDSGHLD, encoded by the coding sequence ATGGCCAAAGGGTTCATTGTCGGTCGATGGACGGGTCGTGTCGTGATCCGGGTGCTGATCGTCGACGATGAGTCGCTCGTGCGGGCTGGGTTGCGGATGATTTTGCAGTCCGCCGACGACATCGAGGTTGTCGGCGAGGCCGAGGACGGCAGCGCCGTGCCGGAGGCAGTCGCGAGGCACCGGCCCGACGTCGTACTCATGGACATCCGAATGCCGCGTCTTGACGGGCTGGCGGCGACTCGAGCGCTGGCCTCGACCGACGATTCACCACGGGTGGTCGTGCTGACGACGTTCGACCTCGATGACTACGTGTTTCGGGCGCTCGAGGCCGGCGCGGCCGGGTTTCTTCTGAAGGACACGCCGCCGCGCGACCTGCTGCACGCGGTCCGGGTGGTGGCCGCCGGTGAAGCGATGCTGTCGCCGAAGGTCACCCGCACGCTGATCGGGCATTTCGCCTCCGACTCGCGCAGGCAACGCGAGCGGGCGGCACGCGAACGGATCGGCGTACTGACTGACCGCGAGACGGAAGTGTTTCGGGCGGTCGGTGCGGGCCTGTCCAACGCGGAAATCGGCCGGTCGCTGTTCATGAGCGAGGCGACGGTCAAGGCGCATGTGTCACGGCTTCTCACTAAGCTCGGCGTCGGCAACCGGGTGCAGGTCGCCATCCTCGCGCACGACAGCGGTCACCTCGACTAG
- the rplW gene encoding 50S ribosomal protein L23, with translation MKSNPRDVVLAPVISEKSYGLLEENKYTFLIRPDANKTQIKIAVQEIFGVKVLAVNTANRQGKTKRTRYGIGKRKDTKRAIVTVAEGDRIEIFGGPVS, from the coding sequence ATGAAGTCCAACCCACGCGACGTCGTGCTCGCTCCGGTCATCTCGGAGAAGAGCTATGGCCTGCTTGAGGAAAACAAGTACACCTTCCTCATTCGGCCGGACGCCAACAAGACCCAGATCAAGATCGCTGTGCAAGAGATCTTCGGCGTGAAGGTTCTCGCCGTCAACACAGCAAACCGCCAGGGCAAGACGAAACGCACTCGCTACGGAATCGGTAAGCGCAAGGACACCAAGCGCGCAATCGTGACCGTCGCCGAGGGCGATCGCATCGAAATCTTTGGCGGACCGGTCAGCTAA
- the rpsJ gene encoding 30S ribosomal protein S10, producing the protein MAGQKIRIRLKAYDHEAIDASARKIVETVTRTGARVVGPVPLPTEKNVYCVIRSPHKYKDSREHFEMRTHKRLIDILEPTPKTVDALMRIDLPASVDVNIQ; encoded by the coding sequence GTGGCCGGACAGAAGATCCGCATCAGGCTCAAGGCCTACGACCACGAAGCGATTGACGCTTCGGCGCGCAAGATCGTTGAGACGGTCACCCGCACCGGCGCTCGCGTCGTCGGGCCAGTGCCGCTGCCCACTGAAAAGAACGTGTACTGCGTCATCCGTTCGCCGCACAAGTACAAAGACTCGCGCGAACATTTCGAGATGCGCACGCACAAGCGTCTCATCGACATTCTTGAGCCGACACCAAAGACTGTCGATGCCCTCATGCGCATCGACCTTCCCGCGAGCGTCGACGTAAACATCCAGTAG
- the rplV gene encoding 50S ribosomal protein L22, translated as MNAGPATAADDLQVVRARAKHVRVTPMKARRVIDLIRDLPTAEALIVLQFAPQSASEPVAKVLASAVANAEENHRLDADTLVVHRAYVDEGPTMKRFRPRAQGRAYRIRKRTSHITIEVASVAPSKSAKKSKKSSAKGSAR; from the coding sequence ATGAACGCAGGGCCTGCCACCGCGGCCGACGACCTTCAGGTCGTGCGTGCCCGGGCTAAGCACGTCCGCGTCACGCCGATGAAGGCGCGTCGTGTCATCGACCTGATCCGGGATCTGCCGACCGCAGAGGCACTCATCGTGCTGCAGTTTGCTCCTCAGTCGGCCAGTGAACCGGTCGCGAAGGTACTCGCAAGCGCGGTTGCCAACGCCGAGGAAAACCATCGTCTCGACGCCGACACGCTCGTCGTGCACCGTGCGTACGTCGACGAAGGTCCGACCATGAAGCGGTTCCGGCCGCGTGCGCAAGGACGGGCCTACCGCATCCGCAAGCGCACCAGCCACATCACGATCGAGGTCGCCAGCGTCGCACCCTCGAAGTCCGCTAAGAAATCCAAGAAGTCCAGCGCGAAGGGGAGTGCCCGCTAG